The following DNA comes from Pseudomonas marginalis.
GTGACCACGTTCCAACCGGCGCGGCCGCCGCTGATCAGGTCCAGGGAGGCAAACTGGCGGGCGACGTTGAAGGGTTCGGTATAGGACGTGGTCAGGGTGGCCACCAGGCCGATCTTCGAGGTGGCGCCGGCCACGGCCGAGAGCAGGGTCAGCGGCTCCAGGCGGTTGAGAAAATGCGGTGCCGAATCCGGGGTGATGTAGGGGCTGTCGACGATGAACACCAGGTCGAACTTTGCCGCTTCCGCCTGCTGCGCCTGGGCGCGATACCAATTGATGTCCACACTGGCGTCGCCGGGGATTTGCGGGTGCAGCCATTCGTTTTGCGCGGTGCCGACGCCGGTGAGGATGGCACCGAACCTGAGTTGCCGGGGTAAGTGGGACATCACGATATTCCTCCGTGGATGGCAGCGACGCTGACCTGTGGAGAAGGACCATAAGGCCCATCGACAGGCTTGTGAAATGCTTTGTGGATCTATGCTAATCATTAAAAATAATGATCAAAACAATAGAAGATATTCCACAAACACATAATAAACCCAGCGCGCGCCTATCAGCAGGCTGACCCGATCGAGGCGCACCGCCCACCAAGCCGTTTGTTAAATCGAGGCGTTAGGCCTAATATCGCAAGTCATACCTTGCATAAAAATGCCAAGGCTTGCACATCCCCCAGCCCGCATATTCGAAGGAGTGGCATGCAGATGAAAGAATCCAAAGAAGTGTACGAACGCATCAGTGAACAGTTCGAGGATTTCACCGCCAGGGCCTCTCAGCGCAAGGTCGAGGTCGACACCTTCCGCAGCATGGTCGGTAATATCGAGGGCCTGCATATCCTGGACCTGGCCTGTGGGCATGGTTTCTTCAGTCGCCAGTTGAAGGACTGGGGGGCAGCCAAGGTGCATGGCGTGGATATTTCCGAAAACATGATTTACCAGGCGCGGCAAGCCAACGACGGTATCGCCTACGAAGTGCGGGATGTGGCGAAGATGGGCCGTATCGGCGCCTACGACATGGTGACGGCGGCCTGGCTGTTCAACTATGCCAGCAGTGTCGACGAACTGAGCAAGATGTTTCAGTCGGCCGCCGACAACCTGAAGCCCGGCGGCCAATTGGTGGCCTACACCGCCAATCCGTCGTTCGAACTGCAAAAAGGCAATTTCACTCGCTATGGGATTGAGGTGTTCGATGAAACCCCGGTCGCCGGCGGGTTTCGCTGCAACGCGCAGTTCATGTCATCGCCCCCCGCACCGTTTACCTACTATCGCTGGGAGCATGGCGTGTACGAAGAAGCCGCACGAGTAGCCGGTTTCAACCAGCTCACCTGGGTCGCCCCGCTGATCAGTGAACACAGCCGCACCTCCATGGGTGCGGGGTACTGGCAACTGTTCGAGCGCAACAGCCTGCAGATCGGTTTGACCTGCCGCAAATAATCGCGCAGTGATCGTTTCCACGCGCGTGGGAACGATCACGCCAGGGCGCCGACCGGCCGCAATCGCACCCGGATGTCCGCCCCCACCAGGCATTGCTCGATGATCGACAACGGTTGCGCCTGCCCCAGATCGGTCAAGCCATCCAGCGCCAGCAACGGCCGTGCATCACTGCCCAGGAACAGCGGGGCGATGTAGACCAGCCACTCATCCACCAGGCCTGCTGCCGCAAAGGCGCCACACAATACCGGGCCGGCCTCGACCTGGACCTCGTTGCACCCCTCCTCAGCCAGGACCGTCATGACCTCTCGCAGGTCAAGCCCGTCGCCGTCCACCCCGACCTGCCGGAAACGCACACCCGCAGGTGGTGGGTGCGCCGGCTGGACGCCGGGCCCATGAAACACCAGGGTCGGTGCCGCGCCATCCAGCACATGGGCCTGGGCATCGCCCTTGAGATGCTGGTCGAGCACCACCCGCAGCGGAACGGAAAACGCCGCGTGCGGGTCGGGCAGGCGCACCGTCAGGCGCGGGTTGTCCGCCAGCAGCGTGCCACTGCCGGTGAGCACCGCGCAGGCCCGGGCGCGCCACACTTGCACATCGTCCCGGGCCTCGGGCGAGGTGATCCATTTGGATTGCCCGTTACCCAGGGCCGTGCGACCGTCCAGGCTCATGGCCAGTTTGATCCGCAACCATGGCCGCTTGCGTTCGGTACGTGAAAAAAACCCCTGGTTCAACTCGCGCGCCTCCGGACACGGCAAGTGTTCGACCAGCACACCCGCCGCCTCAAGCCGCTCAATGCCATGATGCTCATGCTGGGAGCGGTCGACACTGGCAATCACCACCCGCGCCACCCCGGCCCTGATCAACGCGTCGGCACAGGGCGGCGTGCGCCCATGCCCGCCGCACGGTTCCAGGGTGACGTAGGCGGTGGCGCCCCGCGCATCGGCGCCCGCCTCGCGCAGGGCATTGACTTCGGCGTGTGCCTGCCCCGCCCACTCGTGCCAGCCCTGGCCAAGCAGCAAGTCGCCCTTGGCGAT
Coding sequences within:
- a CDS encoding class I SAM-dependent methyltransferase, producing the protein MKESKEVYERISEQFEDFTARASQRKVEVDTFRSMVGNIEGLHILDLACGHGFFSRQLKDWGAAKVHGVDISENMIYQARQANDGIAYEVRDVAKMGRIGAYDMVTAAWLFNYASSVDELSKMFQSAADNLKPGGQLVAYTANPSFELQKGNFTRYGIEVFDETPVAGGFRCNAQFMSSPPAPFTYYRWEHGVYEEAARVAGFNQLTWVAPLISEHSRTSMGAGYWQLFERNSLQIGLTCRK
- the ribD gene encoding bifunctional diaminohydroxyphosphoribosylaminopyrimidine deaminase/5-amino-6-(5-phosphoribosylamino)uracil reductase RibD, with translation MSLALARDMHFMRLALKLADRGAFTTAPNPRVGCVIAKGDLLLGQGWHEWAGQAHAEVNALREAGADARGATAYVTLEPCGGHGRTPPCADALIRAGVARVVIASVDRSQHEHHGIERLEAAGVLVEHLPCPEARELNQGFFSRTERKRPWLRIKLAMSLDGRTALGNGQSKWITSPEARDDVQVWRARACAVLTGSGTLLADNPRLTVRLPDPHAAFSVPLRVVLDQHLKGDAQAHVLDGAAPTLVFHGPGVQPAHPPPAGVRFRQVGVDGDGLDLREVMTVLAEEGCNEVQVEAGPVLCGAFAAAGLVDEWLVYIAPLFLGSDARPLLALDGLTDLGQAQPLSIIEQCLVGADIRVRLRPVGALA